A genomic region of Anaerolineales bacterium contains the following coding sequences:
- a CDS encoding 1-acyl-sn-glycerol-3-phosphate acyltransferase produces the protein MWKSIKFHFVRSIIVSALRLLTKTQLQNLDRINQSEGGKAIVAANHLGMLDAAYAFRMVKRTDLIMVVAEKYRKYGFFRWLVKTLNLLWLERFEADFGTLKETLRRLERGGILFIAPEGTRSKTEALQQAKPGVAYLAAKSGAPVIPVALWGTEDRVVGENIKAFKRSQIVLSVGKPFILPPLPKENRAQFLEAQTNEIMAQIAALLPEKYRGVYANSPRVAELLKEIA, from the coding sequence ATGTGGAAATCGATCAAGTTTCATTTTGTTCGCAGCATCATCGTGTCGGCGCTGCGTTTGCTGACCAAAACTCAGCTTCAGAATCTCGATCGCATTAACCAGAGCGAAGGCGGCAAGGCGATTGTGGCTGCCAATCACCTGGGCATGCTGGACGCGGCCTACGCCTTCCGCATGGTCAAGCGTACCGACCTGATCATGGTGGTGGCCGAGAAGTATCGCAAGTACGGCTTCTTCCGCTGGCTGGTCAAGACGCTCAATCTGCTGTGGCTCGAGCGTTTCGAAGCTGATTTTGGCACGCTGAAAGAGACGCTGCGCCGGCTCGAACGCGGCGGCATTCTCTTCATCGCGCCTGAGGGTACACGCAGCAAGACGGAGGCATTGCAGCAAGCCAAGCCTGGCGTGGCTTACCTGGCCGCTAAGAGCGGCGCCCCGGTGATCCCCGTAGCGCTTTGGGGCACGGAGGACCGCGTGGTGGGCGAAAATATCAAGGCCTTCAAACGCTCACAGATTGTGTTAAGCGTGGGCAAGCCCTTCATCCTGCCGCCCCTCCCCAAAGAGAACCGCGCTCAGTTCCTTGAAGCACAAACCAATGAGATCATGGCGCAAATTGCTGCCCTGCTACCCGAGAAATACCGTGGTGTTTACGCAAACTCGCCGCGGGTAGCTGAGCTACTTAAAGAAATTGCTTAG
- a CDS encoding carbon monoxide dehydrogenase subunit G — translation MNVTGSTTIAAPQKKVFQYLTNPEFVSKCAPGLEKLEVIEEGKKFKGTVSVGLGNLKVRFSGDLEFTEIVAPNKATLKAHGAAPGSAVDATATMLLSDAGDGVTKLDWSADISVLGTIAALASRMMGSVTQKLSGEFFDCAKKQIEAS, via the coding sequence ATGAATGTCACTGGTTCCACAACCATTGCTGCTCCGCAAAAAAAAGTATTCCAATACCTCACCAACCCTGAGTTTGTATCTAAGTGTGCCCCTGGCCTTGAAAAGCTCGAAGTCATTGAGGAAGGCAAGAAGTTCAAGGGCACGGTTTCTGTGGGCTTGGGCAACCTAAAAGTGCGCTTTAGCGGCGATCTCGAATTCACCGAGATCGTTGCCCCCAACAAGGCCACGCTAAAAGCACATGGCGCCGCCCCCGGCAGCGCGGTGGATGCCACGGCCACCATGCTACTGAGCGATGCGGGCGATGGCGTGACCAAGCTAGATTGGAGCGCAGACATCAGCGTTTTGGGTACCATTGCTGCCCTGGCTTCACGCATGATGGGCAGTGTGACCCAAAAGCTGAGCGGCGAGTTCTTCGACTGCGCCAAGAAGCAAATCGAAGCCAGCTAA
- a CDS encoding XdhC family protein: MRELLPDLEHWLAKGERVALCTVISTWGSAPRQAGAVMAVSESGGLVGSVSGGCVEGAVLTASKQIIQSGKPELLHFGVQDDTAWEVGLACGGEIDVFVQPLDSALFAELLPRLKADQAMTLSTVISGPNAGGQTLVDDSGAVLAEHGMAPHPQTARVAALSSSADGDVFHNPLAASPTLLIIGASHVTAALVNIAHLMEFRAIVIDPRKAFMTEERFAHAHKLVAVWPQAAFEELGITSTTAIACLSHDPKIDEPALIQALRSPAFYVGALGSRRVQVQRRERLLAAGLTEQELERLHAPIGLAIGAKTPEEIALSIMGEIIREYRTDSTK; encoded by the coding sequence GTGCGCGAACTTCTGCCGGACCTTGAGCACTGGCTTGCCAAGGGCGAGCGGGTGGCGCTGTGCACCGTGATCTCTACGTGGGGCTCGGCGCCGCGCCAAGCGGGCGCAGTGATGGCCGTAAGCGAAAGCGGCGGCCTGGTCGGCTCAGTAAGCGGCGGCTGTGTTGAAGGCGCGGTACTCACCGCATCCAAACAAATCATCCAATCTGGAAAACCTGAGCTGCTGCACTTTGGCGTGCAGGATGACACCGCCTGGGAAGTGGGCCTGGCCTGCGGCGGCGAGATTGACGTCTTTGTGCAGCCGCTGGATTCTGCGTTGTTTGCTGAACTATTGCCACGGCTGAAGGCTGACCAGGCCATGACGCTCAGCACGGTCATCTCCGGGCCGAATGCGGGTGGCCAGACGCTTGTGGACGATAGCGGCGCGGTATTGGCAGAGCACGGGATGGCACCCCACCCACAGACTGCGCGGGTGGCCGCACTAAGCTCCAGTGCAGACGGAGATGTGTTCCACAACCCGCTAGCTGCCTCCCCCACTTTGCTCATCATCGGCGCCTCGCATGTCACCGCGGCGTTGGTCAATATTGCTCATTTGATGGAATTCCGCGCCATTGTGATCGACCCGCGCAAAGCCTTCATGACTGAAGAGCGTTTTGCGCATGCCCACAAGCTGGTAGCGGTGTGGCCGCAGGCCGCCTTTGAGGAGCTGGGCATTACCAGCACAACGGCCATCGCCTGCTTGAGCCACGACCCCAAGATCGATGAGCCCGCCTTGATACAAGCGTTGCGCAGCCCGGCATTCTATGTGGGCGCGTTGGGCAGCCGCCGCGTGCAGGTACAACGCCGCGAGCGCCTGCTGGCAGCGGGCTTGACTGAACAAGAACTGGAACGCCTGCACGCTCCGATCGGGCTTGCCATTGGCGCCAAGACGCCAGAAGAGATTGCGCTCTCGATAATGGGAGAGATTATTAGGGAGTATAGGACTGACAGTACAAAGTAA
- a CDS encoding thiolase domain-containing protein (Catalyzes the synthesis of acetoacetyl coenzyme A from two molecules of acetyl coenzyme A. It can also act as a thiolase, catalyzing the reverse reaction and generating two-carbon units from the four-carbon product of fatty acid oxidation) — MRPVSIVAIAQLPVVKANPDSLSHMAATVIREAMNNAGVARIQALYVGNMLADELQNQKHLGALFADEAGLHGIEAMRVGAATAGGAAALRVAYLAVASGEVDAAVAVGAEKMSDSSAVPALAKALDAKLEVPLGANMINRNAELMRMYMERNKVPRGGFTNFSVNAHKNSKTNPYAMFRKTVSAAQVRGSRVIYPPLRLYDSAPICDGAAAVVLVPTEQAAEYAKRSVRILGSAIATDYFRLEDRPSPLQLRAAEISAKKAYGMAGLTQEDINVFEVHDAFTIMSALQLEATGFAAPGRGWKFAHENKIGLKGTLPITTFGGLKARGHPVGASALYQTCELFLQLTGQAGKNQVRKAKVGMMQSIGGVASTVATHILGSGD; from the coding sequence ATGAGACCCGTAAGTATCGTCGCTATTGCTCAACTGCCGGTGGTGAAGGCCAACCCCGATTCGCTCAGCCATATGGCCGCCACGGTCATCCGTGAGGCGATGAACAACGCCGGAGTGGCGCGCATCCAGGCCTTGTATGTTGGCAACATGCTGGCCGATGAGTTGCAGAACCAGAAGCACCTGGGCGCACTCTTTGCTGATGAGGCTGGCTTGCACGGCATCGAAGCCATGCGTGTGGGCGCTGCCACCGCAGGCGGGGCCGCCGCGCTGCGCGTAGCTTATCTAGCCGTAGCCAGCGGCGAGGTGGATGCGGCCGTGGCCGTTGGCGCTGAGAAAATGAGCGATAGCAGCGCTGTACCGGCCCTGGCCAAAGCGCTGGATGCCAAGCTAGAAGTGCCGCTGGGCGCAAATATGATCAACCGCAACGCTGAGTTGATGCGTATGTATATGGAGCGCAACAAGGTGCCGCGTGGCGGCTTCACTAATTTTTCTGTCAATGCCCATAAGAATTCAAAGACCAATCCCTACGCCATGTTCCGCAAGACGGTCTCCGCCGCGCAGGTGCGTGGCTCGCGTGTGATCTACCCGCCGCTGCGCTTATACGATAGCGCGCCTATCTGCGATGGGGCGGCAGCGGTGGTGCTGGTGCCAACCGAGCAGGCGGCTGAATATGCCAAGCGCTCTGTGCGCATCCTGGGGTCAGCCATCGCTACAGATTATTTTCGCCTGGAGGATCGTCCCAGCCCGCTGCAACTGCGCGCCGCCGAGATATCCGCCAAGAAGGCTTACGGCATGGCAGGGCTGACCCAGGAAGACATCAACGTCTTCGAAGTGCATGATGCCTTCACCATCATGTCAGCCTTGCAGCTAGAAGCGACGGGCTTTGCTGCCCCCGGCCGCGGCTGGAAGTTTGCTCACGAGAATAAGATTGGCCTGAAGGGCACCTTGCCCATCACCACTTTTGGCGGCCTGAAAGCCCGCGGCCATCCGGTGGGCGCCTCTGCGCTGTATCAAACCTGTGAACTATTCCTGCAGCTTACCGGGCAGGCCGGCAAGAACCAAGTGCGCAAAGCCAAGGTGGGCATGATGCAATCGATTGGTGGCGTAGCCTCCACGGTGGCTACGCATATTTTGGGAAGTGGAGACTAG
- a CDS encoding xanthine dehydrogenase family protein subunit M, whose product MKPAPFEYHAPTSLDAALALKAEHGDEGKPLAGGQSLIPAMNFRVAQPTLLIDLNHIPELRHISKPNGAVHVGSMTLQSTAERDGLIAEHVPLLHEAIPNIAHPQIRNRGTIGGSLAHADPASELPVVALALGAKFRAQSSQGERWIEAKDFFAGLFATALQPDELLVEIAFPTKTTRTGYCFTEVARRHGDYAMAGLAAIVELDGDDTIAAAKLVYLNVGDGPVDASGAAASLIGKRAEAAAFKEAGRIASQDDMHPFGNVHATPEYQRHLSAVLTERALASATQRAKAA is encoded by the coding sequence ATGAAACCGGCTCCGTTTGAGTACCATGCACCCACCTCTCTGGACGCGGCGCTTGCACTCAAAGCCGAGCACGGAGACGAGGGGAAGCCGCTGGCGGGCGGGCAGAGCCTGATTCCCGCCATGAACTTCCGTGTGGCCCAGCCCACCCTGTTGATCGACCTTAATCACATTCCCGAGTTGCGCCATATCAGCAAGCCCAACGGCGCGGTGCATGTAGGCAGCATGACGCTGCAATCCACGGCCGAGCGCGATGGGCTGATTGCTGAACATGTGCCTCTGCTGCATGAAGCCATTCCCAACATTGCCCATCCGCAGATCCGCAACCGTGGGACCATTGGCGGCAGCCTAGCCCACGCCGACCCTGCTTCCGAGCTGCCCGTGGTGGCCTTGGCGCTCGGCGCCAAGTTCCGGGCGCAGAGCAGCCAGGGTGAGCGCTGGATCGAAGCCAAGGACTTCTTTGCCGGCCTCTTCGCCACGGCACTGCAACCCGACGAGCTGCTTGTGGAGATCGCCTTCCCTACCAAGACGACGCGCACTGGCTACTGCTTCACGGAGGTAGCGCGCCGCCATGGTGATTACGCCATGGCCGGCCTGGCCGCCATCGTAGAGCTGGATGGGGACGACACGATTGCTGCCGCCAAGTTGGTGTACCTAAACGTTGGCGATGGCCCAGTAGACGCGTCCGGCGCGGCGGCCAGCCTGATTGGCAAACGTGCAGAGGCAGCCGCATTCAAAGAGGCTGGCCGCATTGCTAGCCAAGACGATATGCACCCCTTTGGCAATGTGCACGCCACGCCGGAATACCAGCGCCATCTTTCGGCGGTACTAACCGAGCGTGCGCTGGCCAGCGCCACCCAGCGAGCAAAGGCAGCTTAA
- a CDS encoding (2Fe-2S)-binding protein → MTNTYPISVTINGKRLEKNVEPRMLLADFIRHEAGLTGTHVGCEHGVCGACTVLFDGKPVRSCIMLAVQANGHELTTVEGLAESEDKLHPIQNAFWEAHGLQCGFCTPGILMTLVPFLEENKNPNEAEVREAISGNLCRCTGYQHIVDATLLAAKKLNEVAE, encoded by the coding sequence ATGACCAATACCTACCCAATTTCTGTCACCATCAATGGCAAGAGGCTCGAGAAGAACGTAGAGCCGCGCATGCTGCTGGCTGACTTCATTCGTCACGAGGCCGGGCTAACCGGTACCCACGTGGGCTGCGAACACGGGGTGTGCGGCGCGTGCACGGTGCTGTTTGACGGCAAGCCGGTGCGCAGTTGCATTATGTTGGCTGTGCAAGCCAATGGCCACGAGCTCACCACGGTAGAGGGACTGGCTGAAAGTGAAGACAAGCTGCACCCTATTCAAAATGCTTTCTGGGAAGCGCATGGTTTGCAATGTGGCTTCTGCACACCAGGCATCTTGATGACCCTGGTGCCTTTTCTGGAAGAAAACAAGAACCCCAACGAGGCTGAAGTGCGCGAAGCCATCTCTGGCAATTTGTGCCGCTGCACGGGCTATCAGCACATTGTGGATGCCACCCTGCTGGCCGCCAAGAAGCTCAACGAGGTGGCGGAGTAA